One genomic window of Candidatus Eremiobacteraceae bacterium includes the following:
- the gpmI gene encoding 2,3-bisphosphoglycerate-independent phosphoglycerate mutase gives MRFRPLVLCVLDGWGCRDELHGNAIAAARLPEWNALLERYPWTMLNASGEYVGLPKGVMGNSEVGHTNMGSGRVVAQGVTIINEDIRSGAFAQNRTLHACIEHVKRSGGTLHLMGLLSDGKVHSSLDHLFALLDAAHAGGANYAIHAFLDGRDVPPRSAKDYLGALQLKVDSLKTPAAIKTVIGRFYAMDRDNRPERTEAAFDAIAHARAGYDAPTAQDALAAAYARGENDEFVKPTTIAGGLAVRSGDACIFFNFRPDRARQLTVAFNRAGYDDFLFATMTKYDETFPNPVLFGPRPQFDTFGEIVSRQGLRQLRLAETEKYAHVTYFFNGGREDVFANEDRKLIPSDRSVATYDLEPAMRAREITQYAVQSINAGTYDVIVMNYANADMVGHTGKWEPTIEAIEVLDACLGELARATLKAGGLLAITADHGNAEEKIDPRGNPLTAHTTNLVPFVLVAKDFTCTLRSGGKLGDIARTLLHLAGLPVPAAMTGEDLIQ, from the coding sequence GTGAGGTTTCGGCCGCTCGTGCTTTGCGTGCTCGACGGATGGGGCTGCCGCGACGAACTGCACGGAAATGCGATTGCGGCGGCGCGTTTACCGGAGTGGAATGCTTTGCTCGAGCGCTACCCGTGGACGATGCTGAACGCCTCGGGTGAATACGTCGGTCTTCCCAAAGGCGTCATGGGAAACAGCGAAGTCGGCCACACGAACATGGGAAGCGGTCGCGTCGTCGCGCAAGGCGTGACGATCATCAACGAAGATATCCGCTCCGGCGCATTTGCTCAAAACCGCACACTGCATGCCTGCATCGAGCACGTCAAGCGTAGCGGCGGAACGCTTCACCTGATGGGTCTGTTGTCCGACGGAAAAGTGCACAGTTCGCTGGATCATCTCTTCGCGCTCCTCGACGCGGCGCACGCAGGCGGCGCGAATTATGCGATCCATGCGTTTCTCGACGGACGAGACGTGCCGCCGCGTTCGGCGAAAGACTATCTGGGCGCGCTGCAACTGAAAGTGGACTCGCTCAAAACTCCGGCGGCCATAAAAACGGTCATCGGCCGCTTTTATGCGATGGACCGCGACAACCGCCCGGAACGTACGGAAGCGGCATTCGACGCCATCGCACACGCACGCGCCGGCTATGACGCTCCGACCGCGCAAGACGCGCTGGCCGCGGCGTACGCGCGCGGCGAGAACGACGAATTCGTCAAGCCGACGACGATCGCCGGAGGCCTCGCGGTGCGCAGCGGCGACGCGTGCATCTTCTTCAACTTCCGTCCCGATCGCGCGCGGCAGCTCACCGTTGCTTTCAACCGCGCCGGTTACGACGACTTTCTTTTCGCAACGATGACCAAGTACGACGAAACGTTTCCCAACCCGGTGCTCTTCGGACCGCGCCCGCAATTCGATACGTTCGGTGAGATCGTTTCGCGTCAAGGCTTGCGCCAGCTGCGCCTGGCCGAAACCGAGAAGTATGCGCACGTCACCTATTTTTTCAACGGCGGGCGCGAGGACGTCTTCGCAAACGAGGACCGCAAATTGATTCCGTCCGACCGCAGCGTTGCCACCTACGATCTCGAGCCGGCGATGCGCGCGCGAGAGATCACACAGTACGCCGTGCAATCCATCAACGCCGGCACCTACGATGTCATCGTCATGAATTACGCCAATGCCGACATGGTGGGACACACCGGCAAATGGGAGCCCACCATCGAGGCGATCGAAGTGCTCGACGCCTGCCTGGGCGAGCTCGCGCGCGCGACGCTGAAAGCGGGCGGTTTGCTCGCGATCACGGCCGATCACGGTAACGCGGAAGAGAAAATCGACCCGCGAGGAAACCCCCTGACGGCGCACACGACCAACCTCGTGCCGTTCGTTCTCGTGGCGAAAGATTTCACGTGCACGCTGAGGAGCGGCGGAAAGTTGGGCGACATCGCGCGCACGCTGCTGCATTTGGCGGGACTGCCCGTACCGG
- the tpiA gene encoding triose-phosphate isomerase, which produces MRQLICAGNWKMHKTGGEAAAFVDAFLPLARAIPERVEIVLCPPFTALAAVSPKLDGGRVRLGAQDVHWDESGAFTGAISAPMLREYGVQYVIVGHSERREYFGDTDLTVRLKTVAALAAGLTPIVAVGETIELRDAGKTLAHVTLQTRAALDGLSPADLARVVLAYEPIWAIGTGRSCDPAEANAVMAAIRACVPGLRDAPILYGGSVKPDNIAEYTVQPEIDGGLVGGASLDPASFAALCANASG; this is translated from the coding sequence TGCGCGGGCAATTGGAAGATGCACAAAACCGGGGGTGAAGCCGCCGCGTTCGTGGATGCATTTCTGCCGCTCGCGCGCGCGATTCCCGAGCGCGTCGAGATCGTGCTCTGTCCGCCGTTTACCGCGCTGGCCGCGGTTTCACCGAAGCTCGACGGCGGCCGCGTGCGCTTGGGCGCACAAGATGTGCACTGGGACGAGAGCGGCGCTTTCACCGGCGCGATCTCGGCGCCGATGCTGCGCGAATATGGCGTGCAGTACGTCATCGTCGGCCACTCCGAGCGGCGCGAGTATTTCGGCGACACCGATTTAACGGTGCGCCTAAAAACCGTGGCAGCGCTGGCCGCCGGGCTGACACCGATCGTGGCGGTCGGCGAAACGATCGAATTACGCGACGCGGGCAAGACGCTGGCGCACGTCACGCTGCAGACGCGCGCCGCGCTCGACGGCTTAAGCCCAGCCGATCTCGCACGCGTCGTGCTCGCGTACGAACCTATCTGGGCCATCGGCACCGGCCGCAGCTGCGACCCGGCCGAAGCGAACGCGGTGATGGCCGCGATACGCGCCTGCGTACCGGGACTGCGGGACGCGCCGATTCTCTACGGGGGAAGCGTCAAACCCGACAACATCGCCGAGTACACGGTGCAGCCGGAGATCGACGGCGGACTCGTCGGCGGCGCCTCGCTCGATCCCGCATCTTTCGCGGCATTGTGCGCGAACGCATCAGGGTGA